In Canis lupus dingo isolate Sandy chromosome 33, ASM325472v2, whole genome shotgun sequence, a single genomic region encodes these proteins:
- the FILIP1L gene encoding filamin A-interacting protein 1-like isoform X6, whose translation MVVDEQQRLTAQLALQRQKIQDLTTSAKETHAKLALAETRVQEEEQKATRLEKELQTQTTKFHQNQETIMAKLTNEDSQNRQLRQKLAALSRQIDELEETNRSLRKAEEELQDIKEKINKGDYGNCGIMAEVEELRKRVLEMEGKDEELIKMEEQCRDLNKRLEKETSQSKDFKLEVEKLNKRIMALDKLEDAFNKSKQECYSLKCNLEKERMTTKQLSQELESLKVRIKELEAIESRLEKTEFTLKEDLTKLKTLTVMLVDERKTMSEKLKQTEDKLQAASSQLQMEQNKVTTVTEKLIEETKRALKSKTDVEEKMYSVTKERDDLKNKLKAEEEKGNDLLSKVNMLKNRLQSLEAIEKDFLKNKLNQDSSKSTIALHHENNKIKELSQEVERLRLKLKDMKAIEDDLMKTEDEYETLERKYANERDKAQFLSEELEHVKMELDKYKLAEKTESSHEQWLFKRLQEEEAKSGHLSREVDALKEKIHEYMATEDLICHLQGDHSVLQKKLNQQENRNRDLGREIENLTKELERYRHFSKSLRPSLNGRIISDPQVFSKEVQTEVVDNEPPDYKSLIPLERAVINGQLYEETEDQDEDPNDEESVLSFKCNSSTPCPVNRKLWIPWMKSKESHPQNGKIQTKPNGNFMQPGDLVLSHTPGQPLHIKVTPDHVQNTATLEITSPTTESPHSYTSTAVIPNCGTPKQRITILQNASITPVKSKTSAEGLMNLEQSMSPITMATFARAQTPESCGSITPERTMSPIQVLAMTGSAGSPEQGRSPEPIEISAKHAIFRVSPDRQSSWQFQRSNSNSSSVITTEDNKIHIHLGSPYMQAVASPVRPASPSTPPQDNRTQGLTNGALNKTTNKVTSSITITPTATPLPRQSQITIKEVCKQRIPTRIPKPKSTGNTKLSPKAPLGPMDKSNHHTGCGKLHIIRTVTSNTFVHMGGKR comes from the coding sequence ATGGTGGTGGACGAACAACAAAGGCTGACAGCACAGCTTGCCCTTCAAAGACAGAAAATCCAAGACCTAACCACAAGTGCGAAGGAAACACATGCTAAACTAGCCCTTGCTGAAACCAGAGTTCAGGAAGAAGAGCAGAAGGCAACCAGACTAGAGAAAGAACTGCAAACACAAACCACAAAGTTTCACCAGAACCAAGAAACAATTATGGCAAAGCTCACCAATGAGGACAGCCAAAATCGCCAGCTTCGACAAAAGCTGGCAGCACTCAGCCGGCAAATTGATGAGTTAGAAGAGACAAACAGGTCTTTACGAAAAGCAGAAGAGGAGCTgcaagatataaaagaaaaaatcaacaaggGAGACTATGGAAACTGTGGAATCATGGCTGAGGTGGAGGAGCTCAGGAAACGGGTACtagaaatggaagggaaggaTGAGGAACTCATAAAAATGGAGGAACAGTGCAGAGATCTCAATAAGAGGCTCGAAAAGGAAACATCACAGAGTAAAGACTTCAAACTTGAGGTTGAAAAACTCAATAAAAGGATTATGGCTCTGGACAAATTAGAAGATGCCTTCAACAAGAGCAAACAAGAATGTTACTCTCTGAAAtgcaatttagaaaaagaaaggatgaccACAAAGCAGTTGTCTCAAGAACTGGAAAGTTTAAAAGTCAGGATCAAAGAGCTAGAAGCCATTGAAAGTCGGCTGGAAAAGACAGAATTCACCCTAAAAGAGGACTTAACTAAACTGAAAACATTAACTGTGATGCTGGTAgatgaaaggaaaacaatgagtgaaaaattaaagcaaactGAAGATAAGTTACAAGCTGCTTCTTCTCAGCTTCAAATGGAGCAAAATAAAGTGACAACAGTTACAGAGAAGttaattgaagaaacaaaaagggCACTGAAGTCCAAGACTGATGTGGAAGAAAAAATGTACAGTGTCACCAAGGAGAGAGATGAtctaaagaacaaactgaaagcagaagaagagaaaggaaatgatctCTTGTCCAAAGTTAATATGTTGAAAAACAGGCTTCAATCATTGGAAGCAATTGAGAAAGATttcctaaaaaacaaattaaatcaaGATTCTAGTAAGTCCACAATAGCATTACACCATGAAAACAATAAGATTAAAGAGCTCTCCCAAGAAGTGGAAAGACTGAGACTGAAGTTAAAGGATATGAAAGCCATTGAGGATGACCTTATGAAAACAGAAGATGAGTATGAGACTCTAGAACGAAAGTATGCTAATGAGCGAGATAAAGCTCAATTTTTATCTGAAGAGCTGGAACATGTTAAAATGGAACTTGATAAGTACAAGTTAGCAGAAAAGACAGAGTCCAGCCATGAACAATGGCTTTTCAAAAGGCTTCAAGAAGAAGAAGCTAAATCAGGGCACCTCTCAAGAGAAGTGGACGCACTGAAAGAGAAAATTCATGAATATATGGCAACTGAGGACCTGATATGTCATCTCCAGGGAGATCATTCAGTTCTGCAAAAGAAACtcaatcaacaagaaaacaggaaCAGAGATTTAGGAAGAGAGATAGAAAACCTCACTAAAGAGTTAGAGAGGTACCGGCATTTTAGTAAGAGCCTCCGGCCTAGTCTCAATGGAAGAATCATCTCTGACCCTCAAGTATTTTCTAAAGAAGTTCAGACAGAAGTAGTAGACAATGAGCCACCCGATTACAAGAGTCTCATTCCTCTGGAACGAGCAGTCATCAATGGTCAGTTGTATGAGGAGACTGAGGACCAGGATGAAGACCCTAATGACGAGGAATCGGTGCTGTCCTTCAAATGCAATTCATCTACTCCCTGTCCTGTTAACAGGAAACTATGGATTCCCTGGATGAAATCTAAGGAGAGCCATCCtcagaatggaaaaatacaaactaaGCCCAATGGAAACTTCATGCAGCCTGGAGATCTAGTTCTAAGCCACACACCTGGGCAGCCACTTCATATAAAAGTTACTCCAGACCATGTCCAAAACACAGCCACTCTTGAAATCACAAGTCCGACCACAGAGAGTCCTCACTCTTACACAAGTACTGCAGTGATACCAAACTGTGGTACCCCAAAGCAAAGGATAACCATCCTCCAAAATGCCTCCATAACACCGGTGAAATCCAAAACCTCTGCTGAAGGCCTCATGAATTTAGAGCAAAGCATGTCCCCAATTACCATGGCAACCTTTGCCAGAGCACAGACCCCAGAGTCTTGTGGTTCTATAACTCCAGAAAGGACAATGTCACCTATTCAGGTTTTGGCTATGACTGGTTCAGCAGGCTCTCCTGAGCAGGGACGTTCCCCAGAGCCAATAGAAATCAGTGCCAAGCATGCGATTTTCAGAGTCTCCCCTGACCGACAGTCATCATGGCAGTTTCAACGTTCAAACAGCAATAGTTCAAGTGTGATAACTACTGAGGATAATAAAATCCACATTCACTTAGGAAGTCCTTACATGCAAGCTGTAGCCAGCCCCGTGAGACCTGCCAGCCCTTCAACACCACCACAGGATAACCGAACTCAAGGCTTAACTAATGGGGCACTAAACAAAACCACCAATAAAGTCACCAGCAGTATTACTATCACACCAACAGCCACACCTCTTCCTCGACAATCACAAATTACA